A genomic stretch from Telmatocola sphagniphila includes:
- a CDS encoding serine/threonine-protein kinase encodes MQNELTANIRSRKSVLLRAENTKVGRDVTNDDTLSAAPLIPPSTKTPVFAPNAPYQLDSELARGGMGTIYKAYDLRLARNVAIKVLNDRYSKNPEAVDRFVEEAQIAAQLQHPCIPPIHEIGTLSDGRPYLVMKLIQGRTLTDLLAERKVAKENWQRDLAIFEQICLAVAYAHERRVIHRDLKPSNIMVGAFGEVQVMDWGLARVLDASESKKALRDSKELRLDENWVRDPRIDKNNDWTLAGSMIGTPTFMPPEQARGDRDEIGPQSDIFGLGAILCVMLSGEPPYKGRTIEEIRFQAVHGELDECRDRLKKVPIDPEWIDLALDCLQSDPKDRPRDARVVADRVIQIRALIENRARALEMTLTQAEIQARVERSRRKVHTLLAFLTVTAILFAAAITIWKIQQTAALEQEDKLRGAKESGRKIEMRRELDELLRQLPALQTRGMWNEARVLLEREYNSVRSINDSSMEKQILAAQKDFEFLQKLDAIRLDKALWIGNSYAQKEASPRYIQFFKDENWDFTEELDQEALERIKNSPLKSDIINALDDWATDETDKALVARINRTIFEVTCDPFRDPKSWNNGSPEHIKELAKSLLSRKAGPGLFIRLCWMLNQQGLPSLEVLEIGCNLHPNDFWLHLTQGNFYAEAYNNPEKACLAFRAALAIRPDSYPALINLGYCLIATGNHDIAIQVLESTFKIKPDSPRALTNLANAWKAKGDVKKCIELCNRVLETDPNFAHALLILGETLDDEDRTGFAKMEKLLQKDSGFVPAVLNHAAKLGNRGEIDYAIRYFRLILSISPKNDLARANLANLLRAKNSPAAFNEAREQIQESLRLNDASGFANFVLGMLLYENLQRGQEALKYLKKATELEPGSLNFCSYYAACLASVGEWELALDETLRGRKIDNTDRILQYLEEDLRHRLP; translated from the coding sequence ATGCAGAACGAATTGACCGCTAATATTCGATCTCGCAAATCGGTTTTGTTGCGTGCCGAAAACACAAAAGTGGGACGGGACGTAACCAATGACGATACGCTCTCGGCTGCGCCCTTAATTCCCCCTTCCACAAAAACTCCCGTCTTCGCCCCGAACGCTCCTTATCAACTGGATAGCGAGCTGGCGCGCGGTGGAATGGGCACAATCTATAAAGCCTACGATCTGCGACTGGCCCGCAATGTGGCCATCAAGGTTTTGAACGATCGGTACTCGAAAAATCCCGAAGCGGTGGATCGCTTCGTCGAAGAGGCCCAGATCGCCGCGCAGCTCCAACACCCCTGCATACCCCCGATCCACGAAATCGGCACGCTCTCGGATGGTCGGCCCTACCTGGTCATGAAGTTGATTCAGGGTCGCACCCTCACCGATCTGCTTGCGGAGAGAAAAGTCGCGAAGGAGAACTGGCAGCGCGACCTGGCGATTTTCGAACAGATCTGTCTGGCCGTAGCTTACGCGCACGAGCGAAGAGTGATCCATCGGGATCTGAAGCCCTCGAATATCATGGTGGGCGCCTTCGGCGAAGTTCAGGTGATGGACTGGGGACTGGCCCGAGTGCTCGACGCGAGCGAATCCAAGAAAGCACTTCGGGATTCGAAAGAACTCCGGCTCGACGAAAATTGGGTGCGCGATCCGCGCATCGACAAAAATAACGACTGGACCCTGGCCGGATCGATGATCGGCACGCCTACCTTCATGCCGCCCGAACAAGCGCGGGGGGACCGGGACGAAATCGGCCCCCAGTCGGATATCTTCGGCCTGGGAGCCATCCTGTGCGTCATGCTCAGCGGCGAACCTCCCTATAAGGGCCGGACGATCGAGGAGATCCGCTTCCAGGCGGTGCACGGTGAGTTGGACGAATGCCGCGATCGGCTAAAGAAGGTTCCAATCGATCCCGAATGGATCGATCTGGCCTTGGACTGCCTGCAGAGCGATCCGAAAGATCGGCCTCGGGATGCCCGGGTCGTTGCCGATCGTGTCATCCAGATTCGCGCTTTGATCGAAAATCGCGCTCGAGCGCTCGAAATGACCTTAACGCAGGCCGAAATTCAGGCGCGCGTCGAACGCTCCCGCCGGAAAGTCCACACCCTTCTGGCGTTCCTCACGGTAACGGCAATTCTCTTCGCCGCGGCCATCACCATCTGGAAGATTCAGCAGACCGCGGCCCTGGAGCAGGAGGATAAACTCCGCGGGGCCAAGGAAAGCGGCCGGAAGATTGAAATGCGTCGCGAACTCGATGAGTTGCTTCGACAACTGCCGGCGTTGCAGACTCGCGGTATGTGGAATGAAGCGCGGGTGCTGCTGGAAAGAGAATACAATTCCGTTCGATCGATTAACGATTCGAGCATGGAAAAGCAGATTCTGGCAGCTCAAAAAGATTTCGAGTTTCTGCAGAAGCTGGACGCGATTCGGCTGGATAAGGCACTCTGGATCGGCAACAGTTATGCCCAGAAGGAAGCCAGCCCGCGCTACATTCAGTTCTTCAAGGACGAAAACTGGGATTTCACCGAGGAACTGGATCAGGAGGCTCTCGAGCGGATCAAAAATTCCCCCCTGAAAAGCGATATCATCAATGCCCTGGACGATTGGGCGACGGATGAGACCGATAAAGCTCTGGTCGCCCGAATCAACCGCACCATATTCGAAGTGACCTGCGATCCGTTCCGCGATCCCAAATCCTGGAACAACGGCAGTCCGGAACACATCAAGGAACTGGCCAAATCGCTGTTGAGCCGGAAAGCCGGGCCGGGTCTGTTCATCCGCTTGTGCTGGATGTTGAATCAGCAAGGGCTCCCTTCCTTGGAAGTGCTCGAGATCGGTTGCAACCTCCATCCCAATGATTTCTGGCTCCATCTGACGCAGGGCAATTTTTACGCAGAAGCTTACAACAACCCGGAGAAAGCGTGCCTGGCCTTCCGGGCCGCTCTGGCCATCCGCCCGGATTCCTATCCGGCACTGATCAATCTGGGCTACTGTCTGATTGCTACCGGAAATCACGATATCGCCATTCAAGTTCTCGAATCGACCTTCAAGATCAAACCCGATTCGCCGCGGGCGCTGACCAATTTGGCGAATGCCTGGAAAGCCAAGGGCGATGTGAAGAAATGCATCGAACTCTGCAACCGCGTACTGGAAACCGATCCGAACTTCGCCCACGCCTTACTGATTCTCGGCGAGACCCTCGATGATGAGGACCGGACCGGCTTTGCGAAAATGGAAAAACTCCTCCAAAAGGATAGTGGCTTTGTACCGGCCGTTTTAAACCATGCGGCCAAGTTGGGAAATCGAGGTGAAATCGATTATGCCATCCGTTACTTCCGGTTGATCCTGTCCATATCCCCCAAGAACGATCTGGCTCGCGCCAATCTGGCCAATTTGCTGCGGGCGAAAAATTCCCCAGCCGCTTTCAATGAAGCCCGGGAACAAATTCAGGAGAGTTTGCGTCTGAATGATGCGAGTGGTTTCGCGAACTTCGTGCTGGGAATGCTCCTGTACGAAAATTTGCAGCGGGGTCAGGAAGCTCTGAAATATCTCAAGAAAGCGACCGAACTCGAGCCCGGTTCTCTGAATTTCTGTTCCTACTACGCCGCGTGTCTGGCCTCTGTCGGAGAATGGGAATTGGCTCTGGATGAGACTCTGCGTGGCCGCAAAATCGACAATACCGACAGAATTCTCCAATATCTGGAAGAAGATCTCCGCCACCGGTTGCCCTGA
- a CDS encoding aldo/keto reductase, which translates to MQYRKFGRTGASISEVSLGTWQLGGTEWGDVSDTDALEILHKAVDSGVNLLDTADIYGNGRSETLIKRFLLESPRKVYVATKLCKRSDGSNGWSQNFSLAALRQHTQDSIKRLGVESIWLQQFHCPPLEELQKGEIFDHIRTIQKEGLIEHWGVSVESIEEGMICLQQADCSSLQVIYNIFRQRLQDELLPRAKAQQVAILARLPLASGVLSGQFRSGQKFGANDHRNYNANGEKFNVGETFAGLPYEQALVFAEKVKAILQAEQNAPMAQLSLRWILDDESVSTVIPGATKLAQVESNAKASQLPRLSKEVHQALRQLYQSEIDGAVRGKY; encoded by the coding sequence ATGCAATACAGGAAATTCGGACGGACCGGGGCTTCGATCTCTGAAGTGTCACTGGGTACCTGGCAGTTGGGCGGTACCGAGTGGGGGGATGTCAGTGACACCGATGCTTTGGAAATACTTCATAAAGCGGTCGACTCCGGCGTTAATCTCCTGGATACGGCGGACATTTATGGTAACGGCCGGAGCGAAACGCTGATCAAACGCTTTCTCCTGGAGAGTCCTCGCAAAGTCTACGTGGCAACGAAGTTGTGCAAACGTTCCGATGGATCGAACGGCTGGTCGCAAAATTTTAGCCTCGCCGCTCTCCGCCAGCATACCCAGGATTCGATCAAACGACTCGGCGTGGAATCGATCTGGCTGCAACAGTTTCATTGCCCGCCCTTGGAAGAGCTGCAAAAGGGCGAAATTTTCGATCACATCCGCACCATTCAAAAAGAGGGATTGATCGAGCACTGGGGCGTCAGCGTCGAATCGATCGAAGAGGGGATGATCTGTCTTCAGCAGGCCGATTGCAGCAGCCTTCAGGTGATTTACAATATCTTCCGGCAGCGCCTGCAGGACGAATTACTTCCCCGAGCCAAGGCTCAGCAGGTGGCCATCCTGGCCCGGTTGCCCCTGGCCAGCGGCGTGCTGTCCGGGCAATTTCGAAGCGGCCAGAAATTCGGAGCCAACGATCACCGCAACTACAACGCCAACGGCGAGAAGTTCAACGTCGGTGAAACTTTTGCCGGGCTCCCTTATGAACAGGCACTGGTCTTTGCCGAGAAAGTGAAAGCCATCCTTCAAGCCGAACAGAATGCACCGATGGCCCAGCTTTCCCTGCGCTGGATTCTGGATGACGAGAGTGTCTCGACCGTGATTCCGGGGGCCACCAAACTGGCTCAGGTGGAATCGAATGCGAAAGCCAGCCAACTGCCAAGACTTTCGAAAGAGGTTCATCAGGCTTTGCGGCAGTTGTACCAGTCCGAAATCGACGGAGCCGTACGAGGCAAGTATTAG
- a CDS encoding aminotransferase class IV, which yields MVQQQSARAEDFWWAEPATQQKLLTDPIGVLKEMGINVPANVPIPVAQEVVRLNSLLWLDGQVISRDQFKIDPADEGLLFGRGVWESTRVIGGLPWLWSMHIERLKKTAELLRIEVEPERLPDSMAVSEFVRSLTKMDVVIRLNLTAGRPGKKGIVWMTAALPPAPLHGVRLQTRTLPMEKGHPYLLWKTFQYATRLEVGQQSMREGFDTCLLVDEQDNLLEAAHANLFVRLQDGWATPLADGGLLPGTVRRQLLERSPLPIREMKIPRAFLGEVTEAFVTNSNVGIVPVTQIDDRSFPLGAETQQLQQWLRPAPAQS from the coding sequence ATGGTGCAACAACAATCGGCCCGGGCGGAAGATTTCTGGTGGGCCGAGCCAGCGACGCAGCAAAAATTGCTGACCGATCCGATTGGCGTGCTGAAGGAAATGGGCATCAACGTACCGGCGAATGTCCCCATTCCGGTGGCCCAGGAAGTTGTGCGACTCAATTCGCTTCTCTGGCTCGATGGCCAGGTGATCTCCCGGGACCAGTTTAAAATCGATCCGGCCGATGAAGGACTGCTATTCGGTCGGGGCGTCTGGGAATCGACGCGAGTCATCGGCGGTTTGCCCTGGCTTTGGTCGATGCACATCGAACGACTGAAAAAAACGGCCGAACTGCTGCGAATCGAAGTGGAGCCGGAACGCCTGCCCGATAGCATGGCGGTCAGCGAGTTCGTTCGCAGTCTCACCAAAATGGACGTGGTAATTCGTCTGAATCTCACGGCCGGTCGGCCCGGGAAAAAGGGCATCGTCTGGATGACGGCCGCGCTGCCGCCCGCGCCTTTGCACGGGGTCCGTCTGCAAACCCGCACGCTGCCGATGGAAAAAGGGCACCCCTACCTGCTTTGGAAGACCTTCCAGTATGCCACGAGACTGGAAGTGGGTCAGCAATCGATGCGCGAAGGTTTCGATACCTGCCTACTGGTGGATGAACAGGACAACCTTCTGGAAGCGGCCCATGCGAATCTGTTCGTTCGACTTCAGGATGGCTGGGCCACTCCCCTGGCCGATGGGGGGCTGCTGCCCGGTACGGTGCGCCGACAGTTATTGGAACGCTCGCCTTTACCGATCCGGGAGATGAAAATCCCCCGCGCTTTTCTGGGAGAAGTCACTGAAGCCTTCGTCACGAACAGCAACGTCGGCATTGTACCGGTGACGCAAATCGACGATCGCAGCTTTCCCTTGGGGGCGGAGACGCAGCAACTCCAGCAATGGTTGCGTCCGGCACCGGCGCAATCGTAA
- a CDS encoding tetratricopeptide repeat protein, translating to MTSSVTTPPRRPDPPSSFTTSPTAQDQLIESLAEEMITAWHRGERPGADHYLNQRPELWESPEAALELIAEELALREEFRVPTATLELENRFPKWISQVRTLRECQRMLEPHWDSADFQLPGAHIGNFQLIQELGRGAHGRVYLATQPELAGRPVVLKIGPALGGEHLSLARLQHTHIVPLYSVHELPERGQRALCMPYFGSTTLAKILAKPESNVGTSRLGEFGKWLRQAQTEEETIYSSPGSTAHFLDQANIPEAICWIGANLADALQYAHVRNLIHFDIKASNVLIASDGVPMLLDFHLARGPLKSGQTAPPHLGGTPGFMAPEHEAALKAAQRGLNMPADVDGRADIYSLGILLRELLSLQKGNSAVNIPVGLNDILDRCTEKDASRRYDSAGELANDLRRQLTNLPLKGVSNRSLMERWSKWRKRRPYAFPLVLITLALGCISLAVWLSIQRIEGDINATRRDALRLMDNEKYSEAVETFRIAERLAGRIPFNLKMRNELLESRHRAEKGQAAKELHDFISKSRPLLATEQNNPEQLRQVLQTCQMLWYDRQNFYAKLNRLPTRKMEETRDRDFLDLALLCSELSESLSTLETRPQAHQQSLQILEEASQLLGSSRGLLLQQVRHLKALNRDAEAEEMLAKAAGKSIRSAWSYLYSGKALLELEDYPQAVQDLNQSLSIDPNSVWANFYLGNCYLKMDQTAEAIAAYSTCVALAPEEGWCRYNRGLAYLAAHRFDSANADFEKALMLDPYLVAAHLGKASVYQQQSRWAEAATELDRAQDGGRIPLADVEYRRALNYLLQDKRPEAIASLKRALQQDPKHLQAQMLLKQFKQ from the coding sequence ATGACATCGTCCGTCACCACACCGCCCCGCCGCCCGGATCCACCCAGCAGCTTCACCACCTCCCCTACCGCTCAAGATCAGTTGATTGAATCCCTGGCCGAAGAGATGATTACCGCCTGGCATCGCGGCGAACGGCCGGGAGCGGACCACTATTTGAATCAGCGGCCGGAATTATGGGAAAGCCCCGAGGCCGCCCTGGAGTTGATCGCCGAGGAACTCGCCCTGCGCGAAGAATTTCGCGTCCCGACCGCCACCCTTGAGCTGGAAAATCGCTTCCCCAAATGGATTTCGCAGGTGCGCACACTGCGCGAGTGCCAGCGAATGCTCGAACCGCACTGGGATTCCGCCGATTTCCAATTGCCCGGGGCGCATATCGGGAATTTTCAGTTGATTCAAGAGCTGGGCCGCGGCGCCCATGGCCGGGTCTATCTGGCCACTCAGCCAGAACTGGCTGGCCGGCCCGTGGTCCTGAAAATTGGTCCCGCCCTGGGGGGCGAACATCTGTCCCTGGCCCGGTTGCAGCACACTCATATTGTGCCGCTCTATTCGGTGCACGAACTGCCGGAACGCGGCCAGCGGGCCCTGTGCATGCCCTACTTCGGCAGCACCACTCTCGCAAAAATACTGGCCAAACCCGAATCGAATGTCGGCACTTCCCGGCTGGGGGAGTTCGGCAAATGGCTGCGGCAAGCGCAAACGGAAGAGGAGACTATCTATAGCTCTCCCGGCTCGACTGCTCACTTTCTGGATCAGGCCAATATCCCGGAAGCCATCTGCTGGATCGGTGCGAATCTGGCCGACGCTCTGCAATATGCCCATGTGCGCAACCTGATCCACTTCGACATCAAGGCGTCGAATGTGCTGATCGCCTCCGACGGTGTGCCGATGCTCCTCGATTTTCATCTGGCTCGCGGCCCGTTGAAATCGGGCCAGACCGCCCCGCCACATCTGGGCGGAACGCCAGGCTTTATGGCTCCGGAGCACGAAGCCGCTCTGAAAGCGGCCCAACGCGGGCTGAACATGCCAGCCGATGTTGATGGCCGGGCTGATATTTATTCGCTGGGCATTCTGCTGCGGGAACTGCTTTCGCTGCAAAAAGGGAACTCCGCCGTCAACATTCCCGTTGGCCTGAACGATATCCTCGATCGCTGCACGGAAAAAGATGCGTCAAGACGCTACGATAGTGCCGGTGAACTGGCCAATGACTTGCGCAGGCAACTCACGAACCTTCCCTTGAAAGGGGTGAGCAATCGCAGCCTGATGGAACGGTGGTCGAAGTGGCGCAAACGCCGGCCTTATGCCTTCCCGCTCGTTCTCATCACACTCGCTCTGGGCTGCATCAGCCTGGCGGTCTGGCTTTCAATTCAAAGAATCGAAGGCGATATCAACGCCACTCGGCGCGATGCCCTGCGGCTGATGGATAACGAAAAATATTCCGAAGCGGTGGAAACTTTTCGCATCGCCGAACGACTGGCCGGTCGAATACCTTTTAATTTGAAAATGCGAAACGAACTGCTCGAATCGCGACACCGGGCGGAAAAGGGCCAAGCCGCCAAGGAATTGCACGATTTCATCAGCAAATCCCGGCCGCTATTGGCCACAGAGCAAAATAATCCCGAACAGCTTCGCCAAGTGCTGCAGACCTGTCAGATGCTCTGGTACGACCGGCAGAATTTTTATGCCAAGCTGAATCGGCTTCCTACTCGAAAGATGGAAGAAACGCGCGATCGCGATTTTCTGGACCTGGCGCTACTCTGCTCCGAACTCTCTGAAAGTCTGTCGACTCTTGAAACTCGCCCGCAGGCTCACCAGCAGTCGCTGCAGATTCTGGAAGAGGCTTCGCAACTCCTCGGTTCTTCCCGGGGGTTGCTGCTGCAGCAGGTGCGGCACCTGAAAGCCCTCAATCGCGATGCCGAGGCCGAAGAAATGTTAGCCAAGGCGGCCGGGAAATCGATCCGCAGTGCCTGGAGTTACCTTTACTCCGGGAAAGCGCTCCTGGAACTCGAGGATTATCCTCAGGCGGTTCAGGATCTTAACCAGAGCCTCAGCATTGATCCGAATTCCGTCTGGGCCAATTTCTATCTGGGTAACTGCTACCTCAAGATGGATCAGACCGCCGAGGCCATCGCCGCCTATTCCACCTGTGTGGCCTTAGCTCCTGAGGAGGGCTGGTGCCGTTACAACCGGGGACTCGCGTATCTGGCCGCCCATCGCTTCGATTCCGCGAATGCCGATTTCGAAAAGGCGCTGATGCTCGATCCCTATCTGGTGGCTGCCCATTTGGGGAAAGCTTCCGTTTACCAGCAGCAGTCGCGCTGGGCGGAAGCCGCAACCGAACTGGATCGGGCGCAAGATGGGGGTCGGATACCGCTGGCGGATGTCGAATATCGCCGGGCTCTGAACTATTTACTGCAAGACAAACGTCCCGAGGCTATCGCCAGCTTAAAACGCGCGTTGCAACAGGACCCGAAACATCTCCAGGCCCAGATGCTACTGAAGCAATTCAAGCAGTAG
- a CDS encoding RNA polymerase sigma factor, translating to MLSDDLRQRFHGGEPAAVETLFELYTPYIRAIVRRQLSHQLRTQFDSTDIIQSVWVQVVRQLGRDGWRVQGEDQWRALLATITRRRLIDRYRKHYRAASNKDSSITSWESLEEQHLDTPSQMIQADDLWEKMLRLCPSEYHPILQYRRQGLALSEIAEKIGLHEGSVRRILRRLARQIALSEEPLNEPPGEESEGFPA from the coding sequence ATGCTTTCGGATGATCTGCGGCAGCGCTTCCATGGCGGTGAACCGGCCGCGGTGGAAACCCTGTTTGAACTCTATACTCCCTATATACGCGCCATAGTCCGTCGGCAGCTCTCGCATCAGTTGCGCACTCAATTCGATTCGACCGACATCATTCAATCCGTCTGGGTTCAGGTGGTCCGTCAGTTGGGCCGGGATGGCTGGCGCGTCCAGGGCGAAGATCAATGGCGGGCTCTTTTGGCCACCATCACCCGCCGGCGTTTAATCGACCGCTATCGCAAGCACTACCGCGCCGCTTCCAATAAGGACAGCAGCATCACTTCCTGGGAATCGCTCGAGGAACAACATCTCGACACCCCCAGCCAGATGATTCAGGCGGATGATCTTTGGGAAAAAATGCTGCGTCTGTGCCCGAGCGAATATCATCCGATTCTCCAGTATCGCCGTCAGGGACTGGCCCTATCGGAAATCGCTGAGAAAATCGGGCTGCACGAAGGAAGTGTCCGCCGGATTCTACGCCGGCTGGCCCGACAGATCGCCTTGAGCGAGGAGCCGCTGAATGAACCGCCGGGCGAGGAGAGCGAAGGATTTCCCGCATGA